From one Meles meles chromosome 18, mMelMel3.1 paternal haplotype, whole genome shotgun sequence genomic stretch:
- the ZSWIM7 gene encoding zinc finger SWIM domain-containing protein 7 isoform X3 — translation MAVALPGATLPAVVEELLSEMAAAVQENARIPDEHLLSLKFIFGSSAVQALDLVDRQSVTLISSPSGRSVYQVLGSSGKTYTCLASCHYCSCPAFAFSVLRKSDSLLCKHLLAVYLGQVMGTCRRLQVSDEQLTGLLVLKKQAAQKL, via the exons ATGGCCGTCGCCTTGCCGGGAGCCACGTTGCCCGCTGTCGTCGAGGAGCTCCTGAGCGAAATGGCCGCGGCGGTGCAGGAGAACGCGCGAA TTCCTGACGAGCATCTATTATC GCTGAAGTTCATCTTTGGCTCATCGGCCGTCCAGGCCTTGGACCTCGTGGACCGACAGTCCGTCACCTTGATCTCATCACCCAGTGGGAGGAGTGTTTACCAG GTACTTGGAAGTTCTGGTAAAACATACACGTGTCTGGCTTCTTGTCATTACTGCTCGTGTCCTGCCTTTGCCTTCTCAGTGCTGCGGAAGAGCGACAGCTTGCTG TGCAAGCATCTCCTGGCGGTTTATCTCGGTCAGGTGATGGGGACCTGTCGCCGGCTGCAGGTCTCCGACGAGCAACTGACTGGCCTGTTAGTCCTGAAGAAACAAGCGGCGCAGAAGCTATAG
- the ZSWIM7 gene encoding zinc finger SWIM domain-containing protein 7 isoform X2 → MSQCCFPSAPSWRSPTPERLHSGIRVDTAALLWSMVGLTAERRRMWSVPVCRFRVATPICPAKVGHTASRYLIGQQRMISRRHRAQGTTDHTAEHCNGSREADSSRKPDCCQRPTVQVLGSSGKTYTCLASCHYCSCPAFAFSVLRKSDSLLCKHLLAVYLGQVMGTCRRLQVSDEQLTGLLVLKKQAAQKL, encoded by the exons ATGTCTCAGTGCTGCTTCCCATCGGCTCCGAGTTGGCGGTCACCCACTCCAGAACGTCTTCACTCAGGGATCCGCGTCGACACAGCAGCCCTTCTCTGGAGTATGGTGGGTCTCacagcagagaggaggaggatgtgGTCGGTGCCAGTCTGTCGTTTCCGCGTGGCTACGCCCATTTGCCCCGCTAAAGTGGGTCACACGGCCAGCCGGTATTTAATAGGGCAGCAACGCATGATCTCTCGGAGGCACCGAGCACAGGGCACAACGGATCACACAGCTGAGCACTGTAACGGCTCCCGAGAGGCCGACAGCAGCCGTAAACCAGACTGCTGCCAGCGGCCGACCGTCCAG GTACTTGGAAGTTCTGGTAAAACATACACGTGTCTGGCTTCTTGTCATTACTGCTCGTGTCCTGCCTTTGCCTTCTCAGTGCTGCGGAAGAGCGACAGCTTGCTG TGCAAGCATCTCCTGGCGGTTTATCTCGGTCAGGTGATGGGGACCTGTCGCCGGCTGCAGGTCTCCGACGAGCAACTGACTGGCCTGTTAGTCCTGAAGAAACAAGCGGCGCAGAAGCTATAG
- the ZSWIM7 gene encoding zinc finger SWIM domain-containing protein 7 isoform X1, whose protein sequence is MAVALPGATLPAVVEELLSEMAAAVQENARIPDEHLLSLKFIFGSSAVQALDLVDRQSVTLISSPSGRSVYQVLGSSGKTYTCLASCHYCSCPAFAFSVLRKSDSLLGRAQGREQTAAWRAGRTGLRRTDLNQLVCEKHRATRQVRECSASPSRAFWRLEEGSGAEEESEGPVLVLTVGYKPCASPKTTGEVKLPSSPWISRRNTSCPPQLHSLGMSL, encoded by the exons ATGGCCGTCGCCTTGCCGGGAGCCACGTTGCCCGCTGTCGTCGAGGAGCTCCTGAGCGAAATGGCCGCGGCGGTGCAGGAGAACGCGCGAA TTCCTGACGAGCATCTATTATC GCTGAAGTTCATCTTTGGCTCATCGGCCGTCCAGGCCTTGGACCTCGTGGACCGACAGTCCGTCACCTTGATCTCATCACCCAGTGGGAGGAGTGTTTACCAG GTACTTGGAAGTTCTGGTAAAACATACACGTGTCTGGCTTCTTGTCATTACTGCTCGTGTCCTGCCTTTGCCTTCTCAGTGCTGCGGAAGAGCGACAGCTTGCTG GGCCGCGCACAGGGAAGGGAGCAGACCGCAGCCTGGCGCGCGGGCAGAACGGGGCTGAGGCGGACGGATCTCAACCAGCTCGTCTGCGAGAAGCACCGAGCGACACGGCAGGTCAGGGAATGTTCGGCATCACCGTCAAGAgcgttctggaggctggaagaagGCAGCGGGGCGGAAGAGGAAAGTGAGGGGCCTGTCTTGGTTCTCACTGTGGGTTATAAACCCTGTGCCAGTCCCAAAACAACAGGCGAAGTAAAACTCCCTTCATCCCCTTGGATTTCTAGAAGGAACACCTCGTGTCCTCCTCAGCTGCACTCTTTAGGCATGAGTCTGTAA